The Yoonia sp. SS1-5 genome contains a region encoding:
- a CDS encoding ABC transporter permease → MTDTITPPGAPTDFGMNAEAASGPSLSYWQLVRKRFRRNRYGMAGLLMSLFILLTAVFAGFIAPYAVDTKDRAAIYSPPQTIRILTEDGSLTTPFVLGFEEVMDPNTFEITFEASYDKAVPLTFFAQGPEYTFLGMEFTTHLFGGADGEFVHLLGTDGLGRDVFSRMVYGSRITLLMGFLVMGCACIIGTIIGVSSGYFGGRTDTVIQRLIEFVKSFPDLPLYLALVAVLPRNADPITTFIMFAMIIVLLQWANLARELRGKVIAIRSVEFVRAAVAVGASDKRIILRHIIPNMSSHIIVWATYVLPEVILLESFLSFLGVGIQQPLVSWGVMLNAVRDFQSLAAAPWLLAPVGMIILSVLAFNALGDGMRDAMDPYAND, encoded by the coding sequence ATGACCGACACGATCACCCCACCCGGCGCCCCAACCGATTTTGGCATGAATGCCGAGGCGGCAAGCGGGCCTTCCCTGTCTTACTGGCAATTGGTGCGCAAACGCTTTCGCCGCAACAGGTACGGGATGGCCGGGCTGTTGATGTCCCTCTTCATCCTGCTGACAGCGGTTTTTGCGGGCTTTATCGCGCCCTATGCCGTCGACACCAAGGACCGGGCCGCCATTTACAGCCCACCACAGACAATCCGCATCCTGACCGAGGATGGCAGCCTGACCACCCCCTTTGTGCTGGGCTTTGAAGAGGTCATGGACCCCAACACGTTCGAGATCACGTTCGAGGCCTCGTATGACAAGGCGGTGCCGCTGACATTCTTCGCCCAAGGGCCGGAATATACGTTTCTTGGGATGGAATTTACGACGCATCTATTCGGCGGGGCCGATGGCGAATTCGTGCATCTGCTAGGCACCGATGGGCTGGGCCGCGATGTCTTTAGCCGGATGGTCTATGGATCACGGATCACCTTGCTGATGGGCTTTCTGGTGATGGGCTGCGCCTGCATCATCGGCACCATCATCGGGGTATCCTCAGGGTATTTCGGCGGGCGTACAGATACCGTGATCCAACGGCTGATCGAATTCGTCAAATCCTTCCCTGACTTGCCGCTCTACCTTGCGCTGGTCGCCGTCCTGCCCCGCAACGCAGACCCGATCACCACGTTCATCATGTTCGCGATGATCATCGTGTTGCTGCAATGGGCAAACCTTGCGCGCGAATTGCGCGGCAAGGTCATTGCCATCCGGTCGGTCGAATTCGTCCGTGCCGCCGTCGCTGTCGGCGCCAGCGACAAGCGGATCATTCTACGCCACATCATTCCCAACATGTCCTCGCATATCATCGTCTGGGCCACCTATGTACTGCCCGAGGTCATCCTGCTTGAAAGCTTCCTGTCCTTCCTTGGGGTGGGCATTCAACAGCCGCTGGTCAGCTGGGGGGTGATGCTGAACGCGGTGCGTGATTTCCAATCACTGGCGGCCGCACCCTGGCTGCTGGCCCCTGTGGGTATGATCATCCTGTCTGTGCTGGCCTTCAACGCGCTGGGCGACGGGATGCGCGATGCAATGGATCCTTATGCCAATGACTGA
- a CDS encoding alpha-glucosidase/alpha-galactosidase has translation MTQTPKISFIGAGSAVFMRNIVGDILQRPDLSDAHVALMDIDPTRLAESEAIANRMVETLGCGAQVTAHTNQREALDGAHFVIVAFQIGGYDPCTITDFDIPKKFGLRQTIADTLGIGGIMRGLRTIPHLWSICEDMMAVCPNATMLQYVNPMAMNTWAIARKYPQIKQVGLCHSVQGTCKELARDLDIDYKTIRYECAGINHIAFMTTFEQQMPDGTRRDLYPDLHAAYHAGKVPKENLHNPRCPNIVRYEMMTKLGYFVTESSEHFAEYVPWFIKDGREDILERFKIPLDEYPERCVEQIAGWAAERERLESQEVMELNESHEYASEIINSIWTGTPSVIHGNVANHGLIDNLPDGCAVEVACLIDGNGVQPTRYGTLPPQLAAIMQSSVTVQGLVVEALMTEDPQYIYHAAMMDPHTAAELDLDQIWALVDELRAAHTEWLPGWARPAETAKVA, from the coding sequence ATGACACAAACACCTAAAATATCGTTTATCGGCGCAGGCTCTGCCGTGTTCATGCGCAACATTGTTGGCGACATCCTACAGCGCCCGGATCTAAGTGATGCGCATGTCGCATTGATGGATATTGACCCCACCCGTCTGGCCGAATCCGAAGCCATCGCAAACCGGATGGTTGAAACGCTGGGTTGTGGGGCGCAGGTCACCGCACATACCAATCAACGCGAGGCGCTGGACGGCGCGCATTTTGTCATCGTTGCCTTCCAGATCGGGGGCTATGACCCTTGCACGATCACTGATTTCGACATTCCCAAGAAATTCGGACTACGACAGACGATTGCAGATACGCTTGGGATTGGCGGCATCATGCGCGGGCTGCGCACAATCCCGCATCTGTGGTCGATCTGCGAAGACATGATGGCCGTCTGTCCAAATGCCACAATGCTGCAATATGTGAACCCCATGGCGATGAACACATGGGCGATTGCGCGGAAATACCCGCAGATCAAGCAGGTTGGCCTTTGCCATTCGGTGCAGGGAACGTGCAAGGAACTGGCCCGGGATCTCGACATTGATTACAAGACCATTCGCTACGAATGCGCGGGCATCAACCATATCGCCTTTATGACAACGTTCGAGCAACAGATGCCCGACGGCACACGCCGCGATCTCTACCCCGATCTGCATGCCGCCTATCACGCTGGCAAGGTCCCCAAGGAAAACCTGCATAACCCGCGCTGTCCCAACATCGTCCGCTACGAGATGATGACAAAGCTGGGATATTTCGTCACCGAAAGCTCGGAACATTTTGCGGAATATGTGCCGTGGTTCATCAAGGATGGCCGCGAGGATATTCTGGAGCGGTTCAAGATCCCGCTGGACGAATACCCCGAACGCTGTGTGGAACAGATCGCGGGCTGGGCGGCCGAGCGCGAGCGGCTGGAATCACAAGAGGTGATGGAACTGAACGAGAGCCATGAATATGCCTCGGAGATCATCAATTCGATCTGGACAGGCACGCCGTCGGTGATCCATGGCAACGTGGCCAATCACGGGCTGATTGACAATCTACCCGATGGCTGCGCGGTCGAGGTCGCCTGCCTGATTGACGGTAACGGTGTTCAGCCCACCCGCTATGGCACCCTGCCACCGCAACTGGCCGCAATCATGCAATCCAGCGTGACGGTCCAGGGGCTGGTTGTTGAGGCGCTGATGACTGAAGACCCGCAATATATCTACCACGCCGCAATGATGGACCCGCACACGGCTGCTGAACTGGATCTTGATCAGATCTGGGCGCTGGTGGACGAATTGCGCGCGGCACATACCGAATGGCTGCCCGGATGGGCAAGACCGGCGGAAACTGCCAAAGTGGCCTGA
- a CDS encoding (2Fe-2S)-binding protein — protein MQLTVNGQRREVDVEDDMPLLWVLRDELGITGVKYGCGIAQCGACTVHMDGFAVRSCQVAAASADGADIVTIEGLGTPDTMHAVQDAWVEHQVAQCGYCQSGQIMQAAALLLDNPEPSDDDIDAVMSGNLCRCGTYPRIRAAIKTAAAKLQEV, from the coding sequence ATGCAACTGACTGTAAACGGACAACGTCGCGAAGTTGATGTTGAAGACGACATGCCGCTTTTGTGGGTGCTGCGGGATGAGCTTGGCATCACCGGCGTGAAATACGGCTGCGGCATTGCCCAATGCGGGGCCTGCACGGTGCATATGGACGGTTTCGCCGTCCGCAGTTGCCAGGTCGCCGCGGCCAGTGCCGACGGGGCCGATATTGTGACGATCGAGGGGTTGGGCACGCCCGATACGATGCATGCCGTCCAGGACGCCTGGGTCGAACATCAGGTTGCCCAATGCGGCTACTGTCAATCGGGGCAGATTATGCAAGCAGCAGCACTGTTATTGGACAACCCCGAGCCCTCTGACGACGATATCGACGCCGTCATGAGCGGGAATCTTTGCCGCTGCGGGACATATCCCCGTATCCGCGCCGCGATAAAAACAGCCGCCGCCAAGCTGCAGGAGGTTTGA
- a CDS encoding sulfite exporter TauE/SafE family protein yields MPDVFQIIAPELLLFACGVTVLAGFVKGAVGFAMPLVMVSGMGILIDPQLVVAGIILPILISNGWQVARAGMGQAREAVAEHWRYILIVCVMILITTQFVRVIPADLMFIVLGVPVVALCIVQFAGWRPRIAPTLRRPFEWLAGLLAGILGGLAGTWGPPTVLYLLALATPRDRQMSVQGVIYMLGSVMLFAGHLQSGILNAQTWPFSALLLLPALVGMWLGFRLGDRFDQERFRRVTLFVLIFAGINLIRRGVMG; encoded by the coding sequence ATGCCTGATGTTTTCCAAATAATCGCCCCGGAACTGTTGTTGTTTGCTTGCGGCGTCACCGTTCTGGCCGGCTTTGTGAAGGGCGCGGTTGGATTTGCCATGCCCTTGGTGATGGTGTCGGGCATGGGGATCCTGATCGACCCGCAATTGGTGGTGGCGGGTATCATCCTTCCCATCTTGATCAGCAATGGGTGGCAGGTCGCCCGGGCCGGTATGGGCCAGGCGCGCGAGGCCGTCGCCGAGCACTGGCGTTACATTCTGATCGTATGCGTGATGATCTTGATCACAACCCAGTTTGTCCGCGTCATTCCAGCAGATCTGATGTTTATCGTTCTGGGCGTCCCTGTTGTCGCCCTTTGTATTGTCCAATTCGCCGGTTGGCGCCCCCGGATTGCACCCACGCTCCGGCGTCCGTTCGAGTGGTTGGCAGGTTTGCTTGCCGGTATTCTGGGTGGTTTGGCTGGAACCTGGGGTCCGCCGACGGTGCTGTATCTGTTGGCACTTGCGACCCCGCGTGATCGGCAGATGTCTGTGCAGGGTGTGATCTACATGCTGGGGTCGGTCATGTTGTTTGCCGGGCATTTGCAATCGGGTATTCTGAATGCCCAGACCTGGCCATTCTCGGCGCTGCTGTTATTGCCGGCTTTGGTGGGGATGTGGCTGGGCTTTCGCCTTGGCGACCGGTTTGATCAGGAGAGGTTTCGCCGCGTCACCTTGTTTGTGTTGATCTTCGCAGGGATCAACCTGATCCGGCGAGGGGTGATGGGTTAA
- a CDS encoding helix-turn-helix domain-containing protein, giving the protein MDARNQRLVNAATVVFQRYGVSKTTMNDIAREAGVARQTLYNAYPSKEAILRAAVRKGNAATVDEVTRIWAEQDSFADKLETFFTLGPISWYDTVQASPEAADLIDGMHSIASEEMLEAHAGWTALFSAQIAAHAAAGSPAAQNTKATADFVFSTSANAKYDAPDRDTFLTRLRILKTAVLGMMDA; this is encoded by the coding sequence ATGGACGCCCGCAACCAAAGACTTGTGAACGCTGCAACGGTTGTTTTTCAGCGATATGGGGTCAGTAAGACCACCATGAACGACATTGCGCGTGAGGCGGGCGTTGCGCGTCAAACGCTTTACAACGCCTATCCAAGCAAAGAGGCGATTCTTCGCGCTGCCGTCCGCAAAGGCAATGCAGCAACTGTTGATGAGGTGACGCGGATCTGGGCCGAACAAGACAGTTTTGCCGACAAACTAGAGACGTTTTTCACCCTTGGCCCAATATCATGGTACGACACCGTCCAGGCCTCGCCCGAGGCTGCGGATCTGATAGATGGCATGCATTCAATCGCCAGCGAAGAAATGCTGGAGGCGCACGCGGGCTGGACCGCGTTGTTCAGCGCACAGATCGCGGCACATGCGGCCGCCGGAAGTCCTGCGGCCCAGAACACCAAAGCGACTGCCGATTTCGTTTTCTCCACCAGTGCCAATGCCAAATACGATGCCCCTGACAGGGACACCTTCCTGACACGCCTGCGCATTTTGAAAACCGCTGTGCTTGGGATGATGGATGCTTAG
- a CDS encoding DinB family protein produces MISPIHALLMARYNHWQNGLLYEAADALDDKQRNEDRGAFFGSLHTTLAHILWADRVWMNRFAGTPATVLSDDQGKGLAYQDWQTLKTDRATFDETILGWAHDLDEAWLEADFTWWNTTRTRKSTQPAWRLVAHFFNHQTHHRGQAHALLTAFGSATESTDLLVTPADVS; encoded by the coding sequence ATGATTTCGCCGATCCACGCGTTGTTGATGGCACGCTACAATCATTGGCAGAACGGCCTTCTCTATGAGGCAGCAGATGCCCTTGATGACAAACAACGCAATGAAGACCGTGGCGCATTTTTCGGATCGTTGCATACGACGCTTGCGCACATTCTTTGGGCGGACCGTGTTTGGATGAACAGGTTTGCCGGAACGCCGGCGACTGTTTTGTCAGATGATCAGGGGAAGGGGCTAGCATATCAAGATTGGCAGACACTGAAAACAGATCGCGCAACCTTTGATGAAACGATTCTAGGCTGGGCGCATGATCTGGACGAAGCTTGGCTCGAAGCTGATTTCACATGGTGGAATACGACGCGTACACGCAAGTCAACGCAACCCGCTTGGAGGCTCGTGGCACACTTCTTCAATCACCAGACCCACCACCGTGGCCAAGCTCACGCGCTACTGACGGCATTTGGTTCGGCTACAGAAAGCACCGATCTGTTGGTTACCCCCGCCGACGTTTCATAA
- a CDS encoding ABC transporter ATP-binding protein: MTEPLLSVENVAVSFRTAVGVTEAVKDVSYAVNRGETLAVVGESGSGKSVTARAIMGMLAPNAIVGKDTRVMFDGDDLSTWSELELQRIRGSRISMIFQEPLTSLNPVYKIGDQVGEIIRVHRDISKKDLKAEVIRLLTEVQLPDPEQRYSQYPHEMSGGQRQRVMIAMALANNPDLLIADEPTTALDVTVQAEILSLLKSLQQKHNMAVVLITHDLTVVSRVSDNVVVMRRGEVVERGATAEVFANPQHPYTKHLIESEPKGLPDPLDPQAAPVMEGTDICVTFQLKGGGFFNPTTKDLKAVDHVSALVRRGETVGVVGESGSGKTTFAMSLIRLGVYQQGQITFQGDRIETLNRKQLQPYRTRMQVVFQDPFSSLNPRMIIRQILEEGLIVNGMGSARDRDTAVRQALDDVQMPHSALDRFPHEFSGGQRQRLAIARAIALKPEFILLDEPTSALDLSIQAQIIELLRDLRRKHGLSYMFISHDLKVVQALCHNVIVMQHGKVMEAGPTDQVLTNPTTAYTQRLVDAAFKVVA, from the coding sequence ATGACTGAACCCCTTCTCTCAGTTGAAAACGTCGCCGTATCCTTTCGCACCGCTGTGGGCGTCACCGAAGCGGTCAAAGACGTCAGCTATGCAGTCAACCGGGGCGAGACCCTCGCCGTGGTGGGTGAAAGCGGCTCGGGCAAATCGGTGACCGCGCGCGCGATCATGGGCATGCTTGCGCCCAATGCCATTGTGGGCAAGGACACCCGGGTCATGTTCGATGGGGACGACCTGTCCACGTGGTCGGAACTGGAATTGCAGCGCATTCGCGGCAGCCGGATTTCGATGATCTTTCAGGAACCGCTGACATCGCTGAACCCAGTCTACAAGATCGGCGATCAGGTGGGTGAAATCATCCGGGTCCATCGCGACATCAGCAAGAAAGACCTCAAGGCCGAGGTGATCCGGCTGCTGACCGAAGTTCAGCTTCCCGATCCTGAACAACGCTACAGCCAATACCCGCATGAAATGTCAGGCGGACAGCGGCAGCGGGTCATGATCGCCATGGCGCTGGCCAACAACCCCGATCTGCTGATCGCGGACGAGCCGACCACCGCCCTTGATGTCACGGTGCAGGCGGAAATCCTGTCTCTGCTGAAATCGCTTCAGCAGAAACACAATATGGCCGTGGTCCTGATCACGCATGATCTGACTGTTGTCAGCCGCGTGTCCGACAATGTGGTTGTCATGCGCCGGGGCGAGGTCGTGGAACGCGGGGCCACGGCCGAGGTTTTTGCCAACCCCCAGCATCCCTACACCAAGCACCTGATCGAAAGCGAACCCAAGGGGCTGCCCGACCCGCTTGACCCGCAGGCCGCGCCGGTCATGGAAGGCACCGATATCTGCGTGACCTTTCAGTTGAAAGGCGGGGGGTTCTTTAATCCGACAACCAAGGATCTGAAGGCGGTCGATCATGTCTCGGCCCTGGTACGCAGGGGCGAAACGGTCGGCGTTGTGGGCGAAAGCGGATCTGGCAAGACCACCTTTGCGATGTCCCTGATACGGCTGGGGGTCTATCAGCAGGGTCAGATCACATTCCAGGGTGACCGAATCGAAACCCTTAATCGCAAGCAGTTGCAGCCTTATCGCACCCGCATGCAGGTCGTTTTCCAGGATCCGTTTTCATCGCTAAACCCGCGCATGATCATCCGGCAAATTCTGGAAGAAGGGCTGATTGTGAACGGCATGGGGTCTGCCCGCGACCGTGACACCGCGGTGCGGCAGGCGCTGGACGATGTGCAAATGCCGCATAGCGCGCTGGATCGGTTTCCGCATGAATTCTCTGGCGGGCAACGCCAGCGACTGGCCATTGCCCGCGCCATCGCCTTGAAGCCCGAGTTCATCCTGCTGGACGAGCCGACATCGGCGCTGGATCTGTCCATTCAGGCCCAGATCATCGAGCTGCTGCGCGATCTGCGGCGCAAACACGGGCTTAGCTACATGTTCATCAGTCATGACCTTAAGGTTGTGCAGGCGCTCTGCCATAATGTGATCGTCATGCAGCATGGCAAGGTGATGGAGGCCGGACCGACAGATCAGGTCCTCACCAACCCCACAACCGCCTACACGCAGCGGCTGGTTGATGCCGCCTTCAAGGTGGTTGCATGA
- a CDS encoding molybdopterin cofactor-binding domain-containing protein, whose amino-acid sequence MGRLRTIARRTFLIGSVAVVGGVAFGTYLVRRDIPNPLEDDLASGEATFNPWVKIDQDKITLITPHADKGQGVASTQAALIAEEMDLEFGQFEISFGTPSPAYWNTAMGAETAPFMATDESFTAETTRAMMGNLMKVIGLQGTGGSSSMPDSFDKLRMAGAVARETLKHAASQETGVAIAELNTEGGAVILPDGTRIPYTALAATAAGIEPVQDVTLRDPSTWRLLGKPMQRLDIIAKSTGTLNYGIDLSVDGMVHAAVRLDPCRNGQIVNYDATAAKAMRGVTDVVEITGGLAVLADNTWRAMQAANAIDVTWGAPPYPAEMDGHWQALEASFSPELLDSTWRDEGDVESAIAAEDVIEAEYRSPYVAHAPLEPLNAIVRVTDDGVEVWSGHQMPRQLQTVVAGITGHAEGQVTFHNQFMGGSFGHRLELDYIKQATEIANQMRGTPIKLTYSREEDFAQDFPRHIAMGRARGTVADGQVNTLDLSLAAPSVIASQMGRLGFPVAGPDSQLAAGAWNNPYGIPNYRMTAYRAPELAPTSSWRAVGAPAAGFFFDSFLDELIHQAGADPMEERIRLMDHDVSRKVLEAVADMSSWGGELGPNQGRGVAFVESFGVPVAEVVEVTATDAGIRLDKVWVACDVGRVLDPVNFENLVQGGVIFGLGHAINSEITYAGGMAEQSNYHAHEAMRMYQAPEIFVKGLENGAHIRGIGEPPVPAAAPALANAIFAATGERLREMPFHKFMDFV is encoded by the coding sequence ATGGGACGTTTACGCACAATTGCCCGCCGCACGTTTCTGATCGGATCCGTCGCCGTTGTTGGCGGGGTGGCCTTTGGCACCTATCTGGTCCGCCGCGACATTCCGAACCCGTTGGAAGATGACCTTGCAAGCGGTGAAGCAACCTTCAACCCATGGGTCAAGATTGATCAAGACAAGATCACATTGATCACGCCCCATGCGGATAAGGGTCAGGGGGTCGCCTCGACCCAGGCCGCGCTGATCGCCGAAGAAATGGATTTGGAGTTCGGCCAGTTCGAGATCAGCTTTGGCACGCCCAGCCCGGCCTATTGGAACACGGCCATGGGGGCAGAGACGGCCCCGTTCATGGCCACCGATGAAAGCTTCACCGCCGAAACAACCCGCGCAATGATGGGCAACCTGATGAAAGTCATCGGCTTGCAAGGCACCGGTGGGTCCAGTTCTATGCCGGATAGTTTTGACAAACTGCGCATGGCCGGGGCCGTCGCGCGGGAAACACTCAAGCATGCCGCATCGCAGGAAACCGGTGTGGCGATTGCCGAACTCAACACCGAAGGCGGCGCGGTCATTCTACCCGATGGGACGCGTATCCCATATACCGCATTGGCTGCGACAGCCGCGGGGATCGAGCCGGTGCAGGATGTCACGTTGCGTGACCCCAGCACATGGCGGTTGCTTGGTAAACCGATGCAGCGGCTTGATATCATTGCAAAATCAACCGGCACTCTGAATTACGGGATCGACCTTTCCGTGGACGGGATGGTGCATGCCGCAGTCCGGTTGGACCCCTGCCGCAACGGACAGATTGTGAACTATGATGCAACCGCCGCAAAGGCCATGCGCGGCGTGACGGATGTGGTCGAGATCACCGGTGGCCTGGCCGTTCTCGCTGACAATACGTGGCGGGCCATGCAGGCGGCGAATGCCATTGATGTGACATGGGGCGCACCGCCATACCCCGCCGAGATGGACGGGCACTGGCAGGCGCTGGAGGCATCGTTCAGCCCCGAACTTCTGGACAGCACATGGCGTGACGAGGGCGACGTCGAGAGCGCAATTGCGGCGGAAGACGTTATCGAGGCCGAGTACAGATCGCCCTATGTCGCACACGCACCACTGGAGCCACTGAACGCCATCGTGCGTGTCACAGATGACGGGGTCGAGGTCTGGTCCGGGCATCAGATGCCCCGCCAATTGCAGACTGTTGTGGCGGGGATCACCGGGCATGCTGAGGGCCAGGTGACCTTCCACAACCAGTTCATGGGCGGCAGTTTCGGGCACAGGCTTGAACTTGACTATATCAAGCAGGCCACTGAAATCGCCAATCAGATGCGCGGCACGCCGATCAAGCTGACCTATAGCCGGGAAGAGGATTTTGCGCAGGACTTCCCCCGCCATATCGCCATGGGTCGGGCGCGCGGGACAGTGGCTGATGGTCAAGTGAACACGCTGGATCTGTCGCTTGCAGCCCCATCTGTCATTGCGTCTCAGATGGGCAGGCTGGGCTTCCCGGTGGCGGGGCCCGACTCGCAGCTGGCGGCGGGCGCGTGGAACAACCCCTACGGCATCCCGAACTACCGGATGACAGCCTATCGCGCGCCAGAGCTTGCACCAACATCAAGTTGGCGGGCCGTTGGCGCGCCTGCCGCTGGCTTTTTCTTTGACAGCTTCCTTGATGAATTGATCCACCAGGCAGGCGCCGACCCGATGGAAGAACGCATTCGCCTGATGGATCATGATGTGTCGCGCAAGGTGCTTGAGGCTGTGGCCGACATGTCATCCTGGGGCGGGGAGCTCGGGCCCAATCAGGGGCGCGGCGTTGCGTTTGTGGAAAGTTTCGGTGTGCCGGTCGCTGAAGTGGTCGAGGTAACGGCGACGGATGCTGGCATCCGGCTGGACAAGGTCTGGGTCGCTTGTGATGTCGGCCGTGTGCTTGACCCGGTAAATTTTGAGAACCTGGTCCAGGGCGGTGTGATCTTTGGCCTGGGCCACGCGATCAACTCGGAAATTACCTATGCAGGCGGGATGGCAGAGCAATCGAATTATCATGCGCATGAAGCAATGCGTATGTATCAGGCGCCCGAGATTTTCGTGAAGGGGCTCGAAAACGGCGCCCATATCCGCGGCATTGGCGAACCTCCGGTACCTGCTGCAGCCCCAGCCTTGGCAAACGCGATTTTTGCGGCCACGGGGGAGCGTCTGCGCGAGATGCCATTCCACAAGTTCATGGATTTTGTGTGA
- a CDS encoding tryptophan halogenase family protein, whose amino-acid sequence MAPTQKHIAIVGGGTAGWLAALMLQKAAQASDGLRISVIESPDIPTVGVGEGSTSVFRQVLLDLGIDEVEFLRATGATLKFGIKHAGWRKDGKDYFGPIDDPNALAPPPGGAPSNWLHHAQIAAGKRVADTHLFTALMRGNKSAYARKDGKLIPLSPYHHAYHFDQARLGRFLASKATGIDHIQTEVAALLRDPASGDITALQCSGDRQIDVDFVIDCTGFRRAIIGQMGAEWKSYGAMLPLNKAIPFWLDHDPKADIAPYTLARAMDAGWMWGIPVHDRMGCGYVFSDAHINADQAKDELETRLRRPVEIRRQIDIDPGRLDQSWIGNCVAVGLAQSFLEPLEATSIHGTLVQMLLLLRATPTQLAAGPLPTERAAFNQTVAGQVDDFADFINIHYAGGRRDTPFWADMTEGGITARQRDRIAAWQHTPLSRNSFTPLPGGLPHVEEQLYTPVLGGLGLLGKDASARAVGSPGLKKQARSALAQLHQDFTGAARKAIRHRTFLASLAARD is encoded by the coding sequence ATGGCGCCAACACAAAAACACATCGCAATTGTCGGGGGCGGCACAGCCGGATGGTTGGCCGCCCTGATGCTGCAAAAGGCAGCGCAAGCGTCGGATGGCTTGCGCATTTCAGTGATTGAAAGCCCCGATATTCCCACTGTTGGTGTGGGTGAGGGATCAACTTCGGTCTTTCGGCAGGTTCTGTTGGACCTCGGGATTGATGAGGTGGAATTCCTGCGCGCAACCGGTGCGACGCTGAAATTCGGGATCAAACATGCCGGCTGGCGCAAAGACGGCAAGGACTATTTCGGCCCGATTGATGATCCTAACGCATTGGCACCACCCCCCGGTGGGGCGCCGTCCAACTGGCTGCATCACGCACAGATCGCTGCCGGAAAAAGGGTTGCGGACACACATCTTTTTACGGCGCTGATGCGCGGCAATAAATCCGCCTATGCGCGCAAGGATGGCAAGCTGATCCCGCTTAGCCCCTATCACCACGCCTATCATTTCGATCAGGCCCGGTTAGGGCGTTTTCTGGCCAGCAAGGCGACCGGGATTGACCATATCCAAACAGAAGTCGCAGCGCTTTTGCGCGACCCCGCCAGCGGCGACATCACGGCCCTGCAATGCAGCGGCGATCGCCAGATCGACGTGGATTTCGTGATAGATTGCACCGGTTTTCGCCGCGCGATCATCGGGCAAATGGGGGCGGAATGGAAAAGCTATGGCGCCATGCTGCCCCTGAACAAGGCAATCCCGTTCTGGCTGGATCATGATCCAAAGGCTGATATTGCCCCCTATACGCTTGCCCGCGCGATGGATGCAGGATGGATGTGGGGCATTCCCGTTCACGACCGGATGGGCTGTGGCTATGTGTTTTCCGATGCGCATATCAACGCAGATCAGGCCAAGGACGAGTTGGAAACCCGGCTGCGCCGCCCCGTCGAGATCCGCCGCCAGATCGACATTGATCCGGGCCGTCTGGACCAATCCTGGATCGGGAATTGTGTGGCCGTCGGGCTGGCGCAGAGCTTTCTGGAACCGCTAGAGGCCACATCCATTCATGGCACATTGGTGCAAATGCTGCTGCTGTTACGGGCAACGCCCACCCAACTTGCCGCAGGCCCGCTGCCCACAGAGCGCGCTGCGTTCAATCAGACAGTTGCGGGGCAGGTCGATGACTTCGCCGATTTTATCAATATCCACTATGCCGGCGGGCGGCGGGATACACCGTTTTGGGCTGACATGACCGAAGGCGGGATCACCGCGCGCCAGCGCGACAGGATCGCGGCATGGCAACACACGCCGCTATCGCGGAACAGTTTTACCCCATTGCCGGGTGGGTTACCCCATGTGGAAGAGCAGCTTTATACGCCGGTGCTTGGCGGTCTGGGGCTTTTGGGCAAAGATGCCTCTGCGCGCGCGGTCGGATCACCCGGCCTGAAAAAACAAGCGCGCAGCGCCTTGGCGCAGCTGCATCAGGATTTCACCGGCGCGGCCCGCAAGGCGATCCGGCACCGCACCTTTCTTGCAAGCCTGGCCGCCCGGGACTAG
- a CDS encoding DUF3859 domain-containing protein codes for MSIRAHLTIFLVLPAALLAQGEGQSERIASLQAGIICPPETVGSAPAPGTLAGTTHIIDADPPFVSTERRVPAVLGIGFGIKATAADAAGIDNVTMVVTHPPMGKTQAQVQSFGTAVSGVSTSLTFYQFDYAYELVYGTWEMAAIKDDQTLYRVRFEVVPPQQVPELAAICGFEELLS; via the coding sequence ATGTCGATACGCGCGCATCTTACTATTTTCCTGGTCCTCCCCGCGGCACTGCTTGCGCAAGGCGAAGGGCAGTCAGAGCGTATTGCGTCGCTCCAGGCTGGCATCATATGCCCGCCTGAAACCGTCGGGTCGGCGCCAGCGCCCGGAACGCTCGCCGGAACAACCCACATTATCGACGCTGATCCGCCCTTTGTCTCGACAGAACGCAGAGTTCCGGCCGTGCTCGGGATCGGCTTTGGGATCAAGGCGACTGCGGCAGATGCGGCAGGGATCGACAATGTGACGATGGTGGTCACCCACCCGCCCATGGGCAAGACGCAGGCACAGGTACAAAGCTTCGGAACAGCGGTCAGCGGGGTCAGCACGTCGCTGACTTTCTACCAGTTCGATTACGCCTACGAGCTGGTCTATGGCACATGGGAAATGGCCGCGATCAAAGACGATCAAACGCTCTACCGGGTTCGGTTCGAAGTGGTACCACCACAGCAGGTTCCCGAACTGGCGGCGATTTGTGGATTTGAAGAACTGCTGTCGTAG